The following coding sequences lie in one Aspergillus puulaauensis MK2 DNA, chromosome 3, nearly complete sequence genomic window:
- a CDS encoding serum paraoxonase/arylesterase family protein (COG:S;~EggNog:ENOG410PK05;~InterPro:IPR011042;~SECRETED:SignalP(1-16)) yields the protein MAISMFSLFLVLVAAAGPLLYNAVRHHLTVLGVYRSPTFVSSNQGIHKIPDTLQCEDIHYYTPGNLIFAACEDSVLPRFQWFPPLDHLDKPPETPGSIHIIDPQTLKSSRLTFENFPGSFVTHGIDVIQDPDRSDAVYIFTVNHLGNPDYQADTGVHKARSQIEVFHHILKTSTVRHVRSVRHPLVKAPNDLYATDPYSFYVTNDHYYLGGYMRLLENFVPWIKWTNVVHVQLDRITTSDETAGVNATVALPNLWAANGLGHGQSDEEILVTSVLGGTMWRTQASNDHSRTLSIQDDISVDSIIDNPSYYDDPYRTVDDDASGYVLAGLRRAIDLPKTHHDSTATEGVIVWYVRRSKDGTGWEKRVIFEDDGSSIRSASAAVLVPIKPAKGAAQKEAWLFVTGFVSNNVIAIKVQL from the exons ATGGCCATCTCCATGTTTTCGCTGTTCCTCGTTCTGGTCGCGGCCGCCGGACCCCTACTTTATAATGCCGTCCGTCATCACCTCACGGTCCTAGGAGTATATCGAAGCCCTACTTTTGTATCCTCGAACCAAGGTATCCACAAAATCCCGGATACCCTGCAGTGCGAAGACATACACTACTATACCCCGGGTAACCTTATATTTGCGGCATGTGAGGATTCAGTGCTTCCTCGCTTCCAATGGTTCCCTCCTCTCGACCATCTAGACAAACCACCAGAAACACCTGGGTCCATTCACATCATTGACCCGCAG ACACTGAAATCATCTCGTCTTACTTTCGAAAACTTTCCGGGTTCCTTTGTTACACACGGGATCGATGTGATTCAGGATCCTGACCGGTCAGATGCGGTCTATATCTTCACCGTGAACCACTTGGGAAATCCCGATTATCAGGCAGATACGGGCGTCCACAAGGCACGGTCACAGATCGAAGTCTTCCATCACATTTTGAAAACGAGCACAGTTCGCCACGTTCGCTCTGTCCGCCATCCGTTGGTGAAAGCACCAAACGATCTATACGCAACTGACCCCTACTCATTCTATGTTACCAATGACCATTACTATCTCGGCGGATATATGCGGCTTTTGGAGAACTTTGTGCCATGGATTAAATGGACCAACGTGGTTCATGTCCAGCTTGATCGTATCACGACTAGCGATGAAACTGCTGGTGTCAACGCCACCGTGGCATTGCCGAACTTGTGGGCAGCCAACGGTCTTGGCCATGGCCAGTCGGACGAGGAGATACTTGTAACCAGCGTCCTAGGAGGGACCATGTGGCGTACCCAAGCAAGCAACGACCACAGCCGAACGCTATCCATCCAAGACGATATATCGGTCGACAGCATAATTGACAATCCCAGCTACTACGATGATCCCTATCGAACAGTAGATGACGACGCTAGTGGTTACGTCTTAGCTGGTCTCAGACGAGCTATTGACCTTCCAAAGACGCACCATGACTCAACAGCCACAGAAGGCGTTATCGTCTGGTATGTCCGGCGAAGCAAGGATGGCACAGGATGGGAAAAGCGTGTGATCTTTGAAGATGACGGGTCCAGCATCCGCTCTGCGAGTGCTGCAGTTCTCGTACCCATAAAGCCGGCCAAGGGAGCGGCTCAAAAAGAGGCATGGCTATTTGTAACGGGGTTCGTCTCCAACAACGTGATTGCCATCAAGGTCCAGCTGTAA
- a CDS encoding uncharacterized protein (COG:Q;~EggNog:ENOG410PQ1X;~InterPro:IPR000868,IPR036380;~PFAM:PF00857), producing MSLTFNQPTALLLIDNQKGFDADPNTPCHWGRQRSNPTFKNNLNALITAFRAAKSRISGDELQIIHIFHSSVSPTSALHPTADSGAAIQPLDIAQPALDGSEPIMWKHVNSAFIGTRLEQNLRDHGVRQLIIAGLTTDHCVSTSVRMAANLGVVDRYPEGEPVLRADGSQTRAVPVDKGRIVLVGDATATWAKGEFDAETVHAVTLASLDGEFADVKSTTEVIDALRVLK from the coding sequence ATGTCTCTAACATTCAACCAGCCAACTGCTCTCCTGTTAATCGACAACCAAAAAGGCTTTGATGCTGATCCCAACACCCCATGCCACTGGGGTAGGCAACGCTCTAACCCAACCTTCAAGAACAACCTCAATGCGCTCATAACAGCATTCCGTGCCGCCAAGTCCAGAATTTCCGGAGACGAACTTCAAATAATACATATCTTTCATAGCTCCGTATCCCCAACTTCTGCCTTGCATCCCACTGCAGACAGCGGAGCTGCTATCCAACCGTTGGACATTGCCCAACCAGCTCTCGACGGCTCTGAACCCATCATGTGGAAGCACGTTAATTCTGCGTTCATCGGAACGAGGCTGGAACAGAATCTTCGGGACCACGGGGTTAGACAGCTGATTATAGCGGGCCTTACGACGGATCACTGCGTTTCGACTTCGGTGCGGATGGCGGCGAATCTGGGCGTCGTGGATCGGTATCCTGAAGGCGAGCCGGTTCTTCGTGCCGATGGGAGCCAGACCCGTGCGGTTCCTGTTGATAAGGGCCgcattgttcttgttggGGATGCGACTGCTACATGGGCGAAAGGGGAGTTTGACGCTGAAACTGTCCACGCGGTTACCCTGGCGAGCTTGGATGGGGAGTTTGCGGATGTGAAAAGCACTACAGAGGTGATTGATGCTTTGCGGGTTCTAAAGTAG
- a CDS encoding uncharacterized protein (COG:S;~EggNog:ENOG410PRP5;~InterPro:IPR011685,IPR033122;~PFAM:PF07766;~TransMembrane:1 (i187-209o);~go_function: GO:0043022 - ribosome binding [Evidence IEA]): MASISAQRARLSHLNSQLPQFAIAPFLQQNPRHRLHLRYSSGKTHSRPSTSAQPKDKRVPSTSSTSSTPLANDVNPPPSTRPADLELPEPISPSAPLNDKVTRWVAYGRAFLSFYKTGLKNVYHNYRTSLPIRRSLGIPSYLPTSPPSRFFLKSGAGNDKKHGPIETRTSRSTFQLLHRASHDVRRMIPFTLILIICGEFTPLLILAFGNSVTPYTCRIPKQIAKESAQRADRKRAAVSAYSTAMKGSVSVPQAGSNEELELLSGFASPSFVEEATVEDVLRACAVFGLAKTHTRPAVLVNPLYRPRLRKYAEYLALDDKLIRKGGGVSAMESAEVKLAVEERGGQGLPQGIEGWETERLERRWLEMWLDKCKY; encoded by the coding sequence ATGGCGTCAATCAGCGCGCAGAGAGCTCGGCTTTCTCATCTAAACTCACAATTACCTCAATTCGCCATCGCCCCGTTCCTTCAGCAAAACCCGCGACATCGACTTCACCTCCGCTACTCGTCGGGAAAGACTCACAGCCGTCCATCGACTTCGGCGCAGCCCAAGGACAAACGTgtcccctccacctcctcgacatcctctaCACCCCTCGCAAACGACGTCAATCCACCCCCAAGCACCCGCCCAGCAGACCTCGAACTCCCCGAACCAATATCTCCCTCCGCACCTCTGAACGACAAAGTCACCCGTTGGGTTGCTTACGGACGCgcttttctctccttctaCAAAACAGGCCTCAAAAATGTGTATCACAACTACCGAACGTCGCTACCGATCCGTCGCTCCTTAGGCATCCCATCATACCTACCTACCTCACCTCCATCGAGGTTCTTTCTCAAAAGCGGTGCCGGAAATGATAAGAAGCATGGGCCCATCGAAACCCGAACTAGCCGCTCTACAttccagctcctgcatcGTGCATCTCATGATGTCCGGCGCATGATCCCCTTCACACTGATCCTGATCATCTGCGGTGAATTCACGCCGCTTCTGATTCTCGCGTTTGGGAACTCCGTCACGCCATATACATGCCGAATCCCGAAACAGATCGCGAAGGAAAGCGCGCAACGGGCGGATCGGAAGCGCGCTGCGGTGAGTGCGTATTCCACAGCAATGAAGGGGTCCGTTTCAGTCCCGCAAGCGGGGTCAaatgaggagctggagctgctttCTGGTTTCGCGAGCCCGTCGTTCGTGGAAGAGGCTACTGTGGAAGATGTCTTGAGGGCTTGTGCGGTATTTGGGCTTGCCAAAACGCATACTAGGCCTGCGGTGCTGGTGAATCCGTTATATCGCCcgcggttgaggaagtatGCGGAGTATCTTGCGTTGGACGATAAGTTGATTCGGAAAGGCGGTGGGGTTTCTGCGATGGAGAGCGCCGAGGTGAAGCTTGCAGTTGAGGAGCGGGGAGGTCAGGGTCTTCCTCAGGGAATAGAGGGCTGGGAGACCGAGAGGCTCGAGAGGAGATGGTTGGAGATGTGGTTGGATAAATGTAAATACTAG
- a CDS encoding nicotinate-nucleotide diphosphorylase (carboxylating) (COG:F;~EggNog:ENOG410PG9R;~InterPro:IPR027277,IPR002638,IPR037128,IPR022412, IPR036068,IPR013785,IPR004393;~PFAM:PF02749,PF01729;~go_function: GO:0003824 - catalytic activity [Evidence IEA];~go_function: GO:0004514 - nicotinate-nucleotide diphosphorylase (carboxylating) activity [Evidence IEA];~go_function: GO:0016763 - transferase activity, transferring pentosyl groups [Evidence IEA];~go_process: GO:0009435 - NAD biosynthetic process [Evidence IEA]) produces MASSHGDLCHLLPASYKRLISEWLEEDCPSFDYGGFVVGESEGEAKLLGKSEGIIAGVPFFNEVFSQLGCSVEWHHHEGEALPAQTKTHVATVRGPIRKILLGERVALNILARCSGIATKTSSLVNTLHSHGWQGTLAGTRKTTPGFRVVEKYGILVGGADPHRHDLSSMTMLKDNHVWACANNAASNTETPGVSGEEDIAAAIPKAVQAAKAVGGFSTKVEVEVRSIEEANTAIEAGADVVMLDNFTSDGVREAARRLKEEWAGKGKPRGSFLIEVSGGLNEGNAVQYVCKDVDILSTSSIHQGVGIVDFSLKVSLRD; encoded by the exons ATGGCATCATCACATGGTGATCTCTGCCATCTCCTCCCGGCTTCATACAAACGGCTTATTTCCGAATGGCTGGAGGAGGACTGCCCGAGCTTCGACTACGGCGGGTTCGTCGTTGGGGAGTCGGAGGGTGAGGCCAAGTTACTCGGGAAGAGTGAG GGTATAATCGCCGGTGTGCCATTCTTCAACGAGGTCTTTTCCCAGCTTGGATGCTC AGTCGAATGGCACCACCATGAAGGCGAAGCCCTCCCAGCGCAAACAAAAACCCACGTCGCAACCGTCCGCGGCCCCATCCGCAAGATCTTGCTCGGCGAGCGCGTCGCCCTAAACATCCTCGCTCGGTGTTCCGGAATCGCAACCAAGACGTCCTCGCTCGTGAATACACTACACTCGCACGGATGGCAGGGGACACTAGCAGGGACGCGCAAGACCACGCCGGGGTTCCGGGTTGTTGAGAAGTACGGGATTCTCGTCGGCGGTGCGGATCCGCATAGGCATGATCTGAGCAGTATGACTATGTTGAAGGATAACCATGTTTGGGCCTGCGCGAATAATGCGGCGTCTAATACCGAGACACCTGGTGTGAgtggggaggaagatataGCCGCGGCGATTCCAAAAGCCGTGCAGGCTGCGAAGGCTGTTGGGGGGTTTTCAACgaaggttgaggttgaggtgcGGAGTATTGAGGAGGCGAACACGGCTATTGAAGCTGGGGCTGATGTCGTTATGTTGGATAATTTTACGTCGGATGGGGTGCGTGAGGCCGCGAGGAGGCTAAAGGAGGAGTGGGCTGGGAAGGGAAAGCCGAGAGGGTCGTTTTTGATCGAGGTCAGTGGTGGACTGAATGAGGGAAACGCGGTGCAGTATGTATGTAAAGATGTGGATATCCTCTCCACGAGTTCGATCCACCAGGGTGTTGGGATCGTGGATTTCTCGTTGAAGGTTTCGCTGCGCGACTAG
- a CDS encoding aldose epimerase family protein (COG:G;~EggNog:ENOG410PGD8;~InterPro:IPR014718,IPR008183,IPR018052,IPR011013;~PFAM:PF01263;~go_function: GO:0003824 - catalytic activity [Evidence IEA];~go_function: GO:0016853 - isomerase activity [Evidence IEA];~go_function: GO:0030246 - carbohydrate binding [Evidence IEA];~go_process: GO:0005975 - carbohydrate metabolic process [Evidence IEA]): protein MGDHTSVKFSNLAAIIQEFNVDGQNIVQGFTKKEYYEKYNAPWFGATIGRVANRIKNGIIGDLNDREYKLETNNAPNALHGGSRGFGRLEFEGPTITKRDGKDSLLYTYLSPDGDQGYPGTLELRVYYVVSEEVEDGIPRSILNIEYEAELVGDEVEETVVNITNHSYFNLSGGPSAAEGTTAKLATRDYLPLETGIPLGPVEQHSVDTTLPFEFGPNKAAFDDCFVVDRDLSAVQIDTRSRPLKLLAEFRHPDTRMNLQVHSTDPAFQFYSGAGIDVPQADGDNPARGAWAGFCIEPSRYVNAVNEPEWRHTVVLKKGEKYGSKIVYKAWRG, encoded by the exons ATGGGCGACCACACCAGCGTCAAATTCTCCAACCTCGCCGCCATCATCCAAGAGTTTAACGTGGACGGCCAAAACATCGTGCAGGGCTTCACAAAGAAGGAATACTATGAGAAATACAACGCCCCCTGGTTCGGCGCGACTATAGGCCGCGTTGCTAACCGCATCAAGAACGGCATCATTGGCGACCTTAATGACCGCGAGTACAAGCTCGAGACGAACAATGCGCCCAACGCTCTGCATGGGGGTAGTCGTGGATTCGGACGGCTGGAATTCGAGGGGCCGACGATTACCAAGCGCGACGGCAAGGATTCTCTGCTTTATACTTATCTGAGTCCTGATGGTGACCAAGGGTATCCCGGCACCTTGGAGCTGAGGGTCTACTACGTCGTCAgcgaggaggtcgaagaCGGGATTCCACGATCAATTCTCAACATCGAGTACGAGGCTGAGTTGGTTGGAGATGAGGTCGAAGAGACTGTCGTCAACATTACCAACCACAG CTACTTCAATCTCAGCGGCGGCCCCAGCGCCGCAGAAGGAACCACCGCTAAACTTGCTACAAGAGACTATCTCCCACTAGAGACCGGTATCCCGCTCGGCCCAGTCGAGCAGCACTCAGTTGACACGACGCTGCCCTTCGAGTTCGGTCCCAACAAGGCCGCCTTCGACGACTGCTTCGTCGTGGACCGCGACCTAAGCGCTGTGCAGATTGACACGCGCAGCCGGCCGTTGAAGCTCCTCGCCGAGTTCCGACACCCAGACACCCGCATGAACCTGCAGGTGCATAGCACGGACCCAGCCTTCCAGTTCTATTCAGGCGCCGGTATCGACGTGCCTCAAGCTGACGGGGATAACCCTGCGCGGGGTGCTTGGGCGGGGTTCTGTATTGAACCCAGCCGGTACGTCAATGCCGTTAACGAGCCTGAGTGGCGCCACACTGTTGTTTTGAAGAAGGGGGAGAAGTATGGAAGCAAGATTGTGTATAAGGcgtggaggggttga
- a CDS encoding Zn(II)2Cys6 transcription factor domain-containing protein (COG:K;~EggNog:ENOG410PNYA;~InterPro:IPR036864,IPR001138;~PFAM:PF00172;~go_function: GO:0000981 - DNA-binding transcription factor activity, RNA polymerase II-specific [Evidence IEA];~go_function: GO:0008270 - zinc ion binding [Evidence IEA];~go_process: GO:0006355 - regulation of transcription, DNA-templated [Evidence IEA]) has translation MTARQSTPASEHSHSDSGVRKRVCKACDRCRLKKSKCDGAKPCGRCRADNMLCVFGERKKAHDKVYPKGYVEMLEQQQTWLVNGLQELYRRLLEGDGWRGEPLKCEPNGQPLTHDLLTQLGALDQSKHERFEESTDSMQHELWKNNAGHMQRQDSSDTSSESAHSPVVPPQFSDPFAARTLPQTPTTLRIDVPQSTIKSEPHMTPNNPAYVTPMQTMSMPRVVDPSDLQSVQLQNTQWPSPGFGNFDDIDIMPAQYSGLPYDDSITSPMLNRQMPMGLIPGSYMDNKNDFEDINQFLNTQLEITS, from the exons ATGACGGCGCGCCAATCAACACCAGCGTCTGAGCACTCCCACTCAGATAGCGGCGTTCGCAAGCGAGTATGCAAAGCTTGTGATCGCTGTAGACTTAAAAAGTCCAAG TGTGACGGTGCCAAACCGTGCGGTCGCTGTCGAGCAGACAACATGCTCTGTGTTTTCGgcgagagaaagaaggcCCATGACAAAGTGTACCCCAAGGG TTACGTTGAGATGCTGGAGCAACAACAAACATGGCTAGTCAATGGTCTCCAAGAATTATATCGACGCCTCCTCGAAGGTGATGGATGGCGGGGCGAGCCACTGAAATGTGAACCCAACGGGCAGCCATTAACACACGACCTACTCACCCAGCTAGGCGCTCTAGACCAGAGCAAACATGAGCGATTCGAAGAAAGCACCGACTCCATGCAGCATGAATTATGGAAGAATAACGCCGGACACATGCAGCGCCAGGATTCTTCAGATACCAGCTCCGAAAGCGCACACTCACCCGTCGTGCCGCCTCAGTTCTCAGATCCATTCGCTGCGCGGACTCTCCCACAAACGCCAACGACATTACGAATAGACGTCCCCCAGTCCACGATTAAGAGTGAACCGCATATGACGCCAAACAACCCTGCGTATGTTACGCCGATGCAAACCATGTCCATGCCGCGTGTGGTGGACCCGTCAGACCTGCAAAGCGTCCAGCTACAGAACACCCAATGGCCTAGCCCTGGCTTCGGAAACTTTGACGACATTGATATCATGCCCGCGCAGTATAGCGGTCTACCGTACGATGATTCCATCACGTCGCCAATGCTCAACCGCCAGATGCCAATGGGCCTGATCCCAGGTTCATATATGGACAATAAAAATGACTTTGAAGATATTAACCAATTCCTGAATACGCAATTGGAGATCACGTCATGA
- a CDS encoding putative RAS small monomeric GTPase (COG:S;~EggNog:ENOG410PGA4;~InterPro:IPR001806,IPR027417,IPR005225;~PFAM:PF00071,PF08477;~go_function: GO:0003924 - GTPase activity [Evidence IEA];~go_function: GO:0005525 - GTP binding [Evidence IEA]), giving the protein MGDAPNKISITICGDGGCGKSSITLRLVRSEWVHEYDPTIEDSYSVTRTIDGEQYFLSITDTAGQEEYRGLWAASNLKSDAFLLVYDITSESSLSALDYFMDMIEMETDQRAEDNLRLLNELGNSARGLEVGMAAPVRLVAGNKCDLKDNRVISAKDGLEYARKHNSGFMETSAREMVNIEETFALLVRRVVEARREHHQYNQELTKPTRHVGFSLKKPPTGALSKKDSEANLSNRESKRQGIFHGLLKGSRRTNNGQEKAEKNPENTSEELSSDGETPSRWKRMCSC; this is encoded by the exons ATGGGAGACGCCCCAAACAAAATCTCGATCACCATTTGCGGGGATGGTGGATGCG GAAAATCCTCTATCACCCTGCGACTGGTCCGCAGTGAATGGGTCCACGA ATACGATCCTACCATAG AGGACTCGTATTCGGTCACGCGCACCATTGATGGCGAACAATATTTCTTGTCTATCACTGATACTGCGGGTCAGGAAGAGTATCGAGGTTTATGGGCGGCATCCAATCTAAAGTCCGATGCGTTCCTCCTCGTTTACGACATCACCAGCGAGTCCAGTTTGAGCGCGTTAGATTATTTCATGGACATGATAGAGATGGAGACCGATCAACGAGCGGAGGATAATCTGCGATTATTAAATGAACTTGGAAATAGTGCTCGGGGTTTGGAAGTCGGGATGGCTGCACCAGTCAGGCTTGTCGCGGGTAACAAATGTGATCTCAAGGACAACCGGGTCATCAGCGCCAAGGATGGTCTAGAGTATGCTCGAAAACATAACAGCGGATTCATGGAGACAAGTGCACGGGAAATGGTGAATATTGAAGAAACATTTGCTC TTTTGGTTCGTCGTGTCGTGGAAGCCCGTCGGGAGCACCATCAATATAACCAGGAGCTAACAAAGCCAACTCGTCATGTGGGATTTTCTTTGAAGAAGCCCCCTACTGGCGCATTATCGAAGAAGGATTCGGAGGCAAACCTTTCCAATCGCGAAAGTAAACGCCAAGGCATATTCCACGGCCTGCTAAAGGGGAGCCGGCGCACAAATAATGGTCAGGAGAAAGCTGAAAAGAATCCGGAAAACACATCAGAGGAGTTGTCGTCAGATGGCGAAACCCCTAGCCGATGGAAGCGTATGTGTTCCTGTTGA